A stretch of DNA from Acanthopagrus latus isolate v.2019 chromosome 7, fAcaLat1.1, whole genome shotgun sequence:
ttttctggaaACTGCGTTTGATTATGTAATAGGTCTGAGCATAAACCTTTCCCCTCACAAAGTAATATGAAAGACCAAtacaacattttctcaaaatagCTCATAAATGTAATGATAGGTAGGTGTTTATTCCCAAGTAACatactgaaatgtatttgaaaCTACCACCAAATTACCATTGAATGTACTGAAAATTACCCCAATATCATCTATCGATAATATTCTGCTATTTTCCAACAATAAGCTGATTAATTGATGGTAATTTCTtgaatacatttccaggaaaatCCAAACTAGTTTTTGTCTTACTTCTGCAGGTCATTAAACAAAGTACGAATTTTAATCACTGAGATTCTGACTAATTCAACAATCAACAGATTCTCTCTCTCGTCTGCTGGTGGAAAGTTGGACAGAAACAAGTTGGGATTGTCCTGGAAATGTATTAAAGATATTAgcagttttcattcatttcttattggaaaaaaagcagaatatgacTGGTAATTTACATTAAAGTAATCCACTTATGTTCACTTTTTAAGAaattgcaaatcaaattacttGATAATTACCACCTACTTACCATGTAAGTTACCCCAAACTCCACTACTTTTGCTCCAATATTAATAGCAGTTTTTCCCTCTTCAGGCAAGGCCCTTGACAGTGAGACAGAGGAACGAATATTTCGAATGGAGGAGGATGTACAACGTCTGAACCAGGGTCTGGAGACCCTGAGGGGAACCGTGAATGGATTGGAGGACAGTCTACGAGCCTCGCTGAGAGAGGACGCCAATAGGATGCTGTCGGCTCTGCTATCTGCTGCCCCTGGTCCTGTCCCTGCTCCAGCTGTAGCCTCCAGTCCATCCACCATGGGGTTTGTGGAGATTCCCGCGGGAGATTCTGAGATAGGAGGTCTAGATGGTAGACATGTGTTTCCAGGCCTCACAGAATTAAATGTAAGAGTAGAGGAGCTCAGGACAGAGCTGCAAGCGAAGacaacagagctgcaggagattAAAGCAACAGTGATGGGACATGAAGGAGCACTGAAGAAGATGTCCAATAGAGGAGTGGTGTCAGACTCCACTGCCAATCTCGAGGGACATGCCCAGAGTGCATTGGAGAAGTCGATAGATGCCAAGCTGAGTGAGGCCAGGACAGAAATTTTTGGTGGGCTTGAGAAGCGTGTGGAGAGCGCAGAGGGCCGATGCGAGGAGAAAGCCGGGGATGTGCGTCGTCAGTGCCAGAGGGAGCAAGGTGAGAGGCAGGAGCAGATGGAAGATGCTCTGGCGGAAAGTAGCACAGACTTGAGAACAGAGCTGAGAAGCCTCCAGGCACAGATACATGGTTTAAAGGCTGCAGATGGCTGCTGTGTTGGAGTGAGTGGACTGGCAGAAAGGGTGCAGCTGCTGGAAACATCAGTGGCAGGCCTCAACCAGTCCCAGGGCCACCTGAGAGTGGAGCTGGGTGGACACAAGGACCACATAGAGGGAATGCTTGCGGGGCGTCTGGGATATGTGGAGGCAAAGCTCAACCTGACCGGGAAGATTAAAGGTAATGAGCCTGGAAGGAAAAGTGGTATCCCATACAAAGCTGAGACGGGACAAGGTCTGGAGGACAGAATGGAGGGTAAGTTGAGGGCTCTAGAAGGCCGTTTACTGACAGCTTTGGAGGAGCTGGGTAATGTCACTGCTCCCGCACTGCTGGAGGGTCATGCTGTCCCCACTCTGGAGACGGAGCTGGAGTCCCTCCGAGGGAGACTAGAGGTGGATGTGGACCAAGTGAAGAAGCACCTGAGCAGCCTTGAGATTCtctgctccacttcctgttcctcacCTCAAAACCCATCCGCCATCCAGGGAGACTCAGCAGCACCAAGTGCAAAGCTGTCATCAGAGCAGAATGTGAAGGAGGTACTCGACCTGCAAGACGACCGTTTGAACAACCTCAatatcacactgcagcacatcCTGAAAAATCTGACTCACAGGAACGAGCAGGAACAAGCAGAGGCAGATTATCCCATCAAGGGGGAGCTCACAATACTGAAATTCAATGTCCGCTCAGTCAACCACACCCTGAGAGACCTCCAGGATTCCCTTGGGACAGTGGTCCACCAGGTGGGTCAAAACAACAGCACCTGGCATGAAAGAGAGGCTCGTCTGGCCCAGCAGATAAAGGGCGTGGTCCAGCTGGTTGGACATCAAGCTTCCATGCTTGGGGCAGGTGAGCGAAGGCTGGCACGACTCAGAGGTGAGCTGCAGACGATGAAGAGGCGACTTGCTCAGGAGGTCCAAGGCTGCCGGAGCACAGCAATGGGAGTCCAGAAGGAGGTCACTGAGGTAGGAGGGCGTGTCGCCAGTGTGGAGGACCAGTGTAAGGGCCTGAATTACTTGGCAGAGGACCTTGAGAGAATCAGGGAGGAGCTGGAAGGACAGTCGAATGGGCTTCTTCTGCAAATGAATGGGACTCTTACCAGTCACactcagcagctgtctgagctgAGAGGCGAAGTCAGAAACTGCACCTCCAAGGCGTCGCCAACACAACAGAGTTTAgagtcagaggcagagctgagaCGAGGGGACACCTTCACTTTGAATTAGCTCAGTTTATAAGAACAACAGATTtcaagaatgaatgaaaaaggaTAAATGTTTTGCAGGTGTTTCAGGGGTCCACTAAAAAACCCAATCTCATTAACTGAACTGTACAATACAAAGGTTTTGAACCTGCACTGACATAAGGATGGTCTTAGTTTGCTTACAGTATAAAATGAAAACGGCAGCTAATTCCGACTGCACTAACAACACAAAGTCtaagaaaatgtgtcatattgGTGCTAcgattaaatgtttgttgtaaTGGACAATTATTTATAGACCACCAGCGACTGAATGAGTGACAAACAGCAGTAAGCTGCACCTGTGTTACTGTACTGTTTCTGTAAAGCTTAAAAATAATTCTTATATGAGCATTTTAACAATGTTGACATGTTTAAATTTTGTACTGATTTTTCTACAAGTATACATGATGTTATGTTTCtatgtggttttatttgttgAGCATTTGTTTCTATTCTTGATGtaataatgaagaaaatgtacCTATTTCAAGCTACGATACTGTTTAATTTCAAGGTTTTTCAGTACTGACAATCCTGACAATAAACTAGTTTCTctactttttatgttttcttggCCATTTCATATAAGAACTGGTAAAtacttggaaaaacaaaacaaaaaaacaaaacaactgaggGTTTCTGAATCGGATTttataaacaacacaaagcctAAATTTGAGAGACCAGTGAcgtttcactttaaaaatgagAGATGTTGATGCAGAGAAGCAGGGAAACCACAAGAGAGCAATAGAGAAGCATTAATACAGTTGACTGCTGGGGACCAGAGAGGTTTTACTTGACTATGTTCACGCAGAGAATAACAGTCTCCCTTCCAGAAATCAATTTCATGGGGAAAGCTCTCCCGTGCCAGAAGAAAGATCGCCATATTATTGCCAAGGTGATACAGAAAGACAGGGAGCCACTCTGTACAATTGCCTGaatctttgtctctctctgtctagaCTACAAATCTACCAGGCCAGCTGTCTGAGCATAGTTCTCACTGGACTTTACAATAGGACGATGGGCGACCTTGCTAATAACCCTCCCCTGTTAGTTCCTCTTCCTCTATCGGACAAACAACCATTAAAATCACAGCCGCGTGGGAGATGAGCCCACTGCTGTGTGAAAACATATTAGCCGGAGACATGTGGTGAATAATAACTATGGAAATGCCAGCGAGGAAAAAAGGGCAGACAGACAAGTTAGACAACAAATTTATGCTGGGATGAGTGAGTGATGGCGCAATGTGATGGCCAGACACAAATCCAAAGCTCGGTAATGATCCAAGTGCATAAAGTGAGCCATTCCTTCCTGAAGCAACCTTTCACACATCACCTACAAACAACCTTCTTCCAttacttaaaatgtaaatgtatcatgAAATGCCATTTAAGGGAAATAACTAAATAATAAGGCAATGTTCTCAAACccagacacaaaatgacacacCATCCTCTCTCTGCTACCTGCATTACTTCAGGCCCTCATTACACCTCGGTCATTGTTCagattttcttatttatttccTGTATTCCTCCCATACTTCCTTAAAGTTCACACCTCAAACAAGcccaaacaacaacacattaatcttgtttgtttgcaaGTAGACACTTGGACGGAAAGGGCACTCAGGGGCTCTGGTGAAtttgtctcctctgactcagAGTCTCTTTACTGCTCACTCATGGATCCGATTCCTGAGTTATATGGTCCCTGCACGGCTCGCAGGCTGTCACTGGCTGACCCACGCACCCACACTGCAAAAGGCAATGCTGGCATGAAGACAAAGGACAAAGGATGTTTGAGTAAGCAGAGGGCTGCAGTTGTCTCAAACGTGAATCATCGTATACAATGTCCTCTGCTGAAGCGTGAGGTGAGAGACGACTTTTTGTCCTCATTATAATGATGGTCAGAGAACGGACAGTGTTGATTACAGTTGGCTATCACACGCGGGAGCCCAGGCGAGCGTCGCCTTAAATCAAAGACTCACAGCATCTCGGTAATAAGCTCCAGGATTTGACATCTTTTAAGAAGCAGTAATGCATAAAGCTGGAGCCTTAGTTATTGTTCATAAAAACCCACGTTTAAAGTGCGTCTGAAATGATGACCGCATAGATATCATGCTTAAAAGTACGGCTCCCATTTCCTGAAATAGATTTAGCTGTGTCTAGAGTTAAGTGCCTAAACTTAGACAAGGACAGAAGTGGGGAAAAGTGCACAGAGGTCTTATTGACTTAATTACTGCACATCTCTGAACTATCTTATGTACAAGAGCAGAAAGGTCAGATGTAGACCAACAAGCATCCGTTTTCTCACAGCCTCTTACTTTTTAAACATCTTGTGAATTGCAaacacagaatgttttttctgctgctACAGTGTCTCTCAatcaagaacaaacaaacaaacaacaaaaaacaaaagatgcagaTTGCTGATGTCATGAAGCAGTGTGGGATTGGGGAGTTAAACCCCTACCATTGCTGCTGAAAATCTGTCTGCTGAGCATGTTTTTCCGTTGCACATCTGGCTCCGGTTCTGTTGCTCATTCGGGCCCTGCAcctgaaaacctcctcctcccagagGTCCAGAACTCCTGCGATGAGGTGTACACACCGAGACTCACCAGCGGTGCTCTGAGCAAAGTTAGCTCACAGCTACAGTCACTTGCAGCCACAGCACACAGCAATTACAGGTTTGCTTGAAGGAAAATCCATAAATCACAGAGAGCTGCGGCAGAGCAGCCGGAGGACGTGAGAGGGGAAAACCAGAAaccattaaaaaatattatcCAGTTTCAAAATCCCTGATAGTTGGTGCTGTCTGTGAAGTTCTGCCATAATGTCATCTTacaaagtgcagaaacaagcgatagaggctgagacagagacaccactcACCTTAATACAAGACACCGCAAATGATTatgaagctgttgttttaagatAAACTGGttaaataatgttgctttaaactgGCAGTCGacaagttttctgcttcagcacatcattatgaagtaaatgttgattgcactgTGTAAAGATAAAGCATAATGAAACCATCTCGCTATCACTATACAAGTCTGTCAGTGTCAGGCACACATGGTCACCAGGAAAAGAAAGGCTGACTGGCGATCCATTTCTATCATAGACCAAATGAGTGAATAAACTCACAGCTGCCTGTTgccattttaaagtaaaattgaTTTTGTTCGGCTTTACACTGTGCATCATACAAACACTTGCGTCATCATGTCATTCGACAGGAGGGCACCGGACTGTGTGTGTAGCTCTTAGTCAATGTCGTCTCTTAGCTCATTATTATTTATGGCGTCTGGAATCTCTTCAAGAATCATCTTATCTGAACCTACAGAGTCTCCTCGCATGCTAAGTGTGAAGGACAGTCAGTAATCATATCAAGGCACCAATTAAATATTCTTACAAGTCGACAGAATCCAATACATTTAACTTTCTCCCACAGGAGTCTTTTCAATCTTCTTAAGCAGCTCTGGATTGGCAAATTGGTGTATtgacaaaatgttaaactattcctttaatgaCCTACTCCTTTAATGATTGTGTGTCTTGTTGTGAGACCGGTAATGATGTCAACCGCGAACACAGCTAACCTTGCATGGTGTTAATTAGCTGTGCTGCTTCCATTAGTGGCTGAAAAGCAGAATGAACAGACCTATGGTGCAATATGTGCAGCCAATCAATTTGCACCTTGTGTTAGTTATATGAAGTGAACCACTCTGTTCTGTTCTCCTTCGAAAACTAATGAAGCTCACTCTTTGTCAAAACAACAGGTGAAAGTGACTGGGACGGAGAGTATTTTCACTGCTGGAGGCCAAACTGAATCGCTGGGTTACTGGGTAGACACACTGCGCTTGAATGCTGTGCTACTACAGAGATAATGATAAGAGCTATCAAACCATCCATGTTCTTATTACGCTGCCTCTGTATTATGTTCACTTCCTCTCCAGCGTTTATCTGTTTCATGTTCTGACAGAGACAAACGTTTGAAACCTGATGATGCTTTTATTTCTATAGAATTTCCAACAACACTATTTGTAAAGGATAGAAGGACTTACGTCTCTGCAGGATTTGGAAAAAACGTATCCGCGCATTTATTTTCAGCAGGTTCAACGACTGTAATGGTGTCTTTACAGGAATCTGTATGAAATCAATCGGACAGCTGTAGCTGATTCAGAACGCTACTGCTCGAGTCCTAACAAGAACGAAAAAAGCAGATCACGTCACTCCAGTTCTTAGATCTATACAATGGCTTCCTGTCAGTCAAAGAATAGATTGCAAAATCTATTTGTTGGTTTATAAACCACTGAATAGTTTTaggacaaaatacatttttgatctGCTGCCAAGTCATGAACCATCCAGAACTCTGAGGTCATCAGGAacaggtctgctttcagtccaTAGAGTCAAAActacttttattttctagtcTTGTCTCTTTTATGCCTATTCCTTTTTAGCCTACCTTCCTATGTattaacttgttttaatattttgtttcttgatgtcttcctccttgttttttaggcattttaaatgcaatttttaatttctttcaatGTATTTCTATGCTTtgtgccttgtgtctgaattgtgctatataaataaacttgccttgcctaatggattagttcacccaaaaatgaaaattcagtcattatctactcccCCCCAATGCTGATGGAGAGTCgggtccacaaaacatttctggagcttcacagcaaaacaccactgcagcattctccccAGTAGCTGAAGTGGATGAGGATTTCTTTTAAAGACACtaaaaaactgctgctgtttgagttcCTGCTACAAAAGGTGTTTCTTGGACCACAttttgctgacacacacacacacgcacacacacacacaccccttcaCAATAATCTAAACTCTCCAAAAGCCCAGAGATCCAAGAATCATCTGATGTTGTTTAGTCACTCCAATCAGAACAGTGTAACAACAATCTGATTCTTATTCTGTTAAAGATCAGACCAGGTGTCAGATgatttttcacttcacttttttcactgtttgaagcccaaaataaacatgtcagacaGTGAGTGATGGAGTGACCTTAAATGTTCCCCTGTGACTCAGACTGCTGTGACTAAGACATTCtggtcattttctctctccaccaaGGTAGACATGTCTCTGAAATGATAATTTAAACCCCATCATAACACAGAACcgtgaatgaaaaaaaaaaaaaaagaaatcaagcaaAGCTGCAGCTTATGTGAGTGACATTGGAAACTGGACCAGTACTCAGAGAGCTCAGAATGCAGCCGAGGCCAATAGTCCGCTCTTCTATGCAAATCTGCAGGCTCAACCTTCACGGTCAGTGTTTCTGCCTGTTCATATCTCTGACAGAGTTTATTACAGACAATTTACATACGGATGTGACCAAGAGTTTAATGAGCTGCTTAATATGTGCATAttcacatttagaaaaaaaaaagtttggtgatCCATAACTACTGCTTTCTGTATGAAGTTTGAGCAACAACACTTGCCAGCTACCCAGTGGAAGGATTGCGACATTTATCACATCTCTACATTTGGCAATGTTTTGTCACTACCAAACTGAACTTCACAGCCATCAACTCGACTATAAGATGTATGGAATTTATTCAGCCATCTCAAAGAATTAATGAGAGTTAAAAACTTTTTGTGTGATTCGGATCGACTCCAAAATTTAAAGGGTTGTTCTCTGGCTTTCACCATAATTGATGATTGTTTaggtggaaaaagaaaatataaaaactagTCGTTGAAAAAATCTATCCAGTAGGTTGTCCgttatcctgctgacagacaagCTGACAAACACAGTGGAGCGAAGATGATAATGCAGGAGGATGCAGCTCATAAATCACATCATGGATACAATAAGAGACTTCTAATATGAAATTGATTAGATTGGATTCTACCAATGCCTAAAATGTGCTCtgctcatttcctttttcctccccaTCTACAGGCAGAAGGTCAGATTCACTGATTTGACAGTTGctacataattttttttttttttttaaacgcagaaaaaatgtgtttcatctgtAAGACATTCATTATtccacattcacattcaaacaGTTCACTGGCAAGAAGCAGGCTAAAACATTCCAGCAGCGGCAATTAGTCATATTGCAGCAGCATCCGATTAATATTATAGCCTGAAGGTTTGGATTTCAGCCTCTGAAAATGTGGAGGAGGGGTCTCTGCTCTCAGTTCACTGCCACGTCTAACCTAGcagaggacgtgtgtgtgtcacaacaAAGCTGACTGAAAGCAATTTACAGCTCCCACACCTCAAAGATCGTTTTTTCCAACAAAGGAGTGGAAGGTACATTACTATTCTTCTGCAACATAAAAATTACATACAACAGATTAAGGTCATTTTAATCAGTTGTGCTTTATCTTGAGGCAATATTGATGTTTCCCTCTGGTAAACAAGGTATATCAACctctattatatatatatatatatatatatatatatatatatatatatatatatatatatatatatatatatatatatatatatgtattgattgtctatatctctatctgtccaTATATTTGTCAATGGTCTAGTTTTCcatttcaaaacaaagcagaatgaTCTTTATATCACTGTTGTTCATCCTGTGAAGTATACGAAGGTGCTATAATTATATGAAACTGAAAGAGCTTGAGACTGAAAAGACCGAGCCTCTCTACCTTTAGAGTCACATTCCTCATCTGTAGAAGTGACatccaattaaaatgaaattctCGCCAAAAAGCtacctaggctttatttgtgaatgtatatgagacAAACCTTGCTGTAAAAGCACAATtaggcacttttaagatttaccgtagtttcgttttcggcCAACCTAATTTTCAGTGCActcttacgctagcatcaaaatctctatttttaaaacactaagaagacttgacgcaacatgaaactttgctcgcagtatcaccagggtctctacacatgaacacgagcattgaaaCATTGTTtacacagagtttaataaaaagaaggtttttgaactactcaccTTAGCTGTATCTTCGGCGcaccgccgtcatggcagacaaaaagcgTTGATTACTGAGTGCGACCCAacaggagagtaatggtggaccgctcctcaagcctgcCTGTTAGTGTACGAGTGCCCCAGTACTCCACTGAAAAATAGCTTGCCTGAAAACTAAAACTACAGTAAATTTGAGAGTGCttctttcgtcgtaattatgcttttacacaaaggtttgtgtcatatacattcacaaataaagcctaggttgcttttaagcgagagtttcactttaactttctCACTTCGCTTTAAAGTCTAAGTTCAGACAAAAATCCACTCATTATCTGCAAACACCCTCATGCTCACGGAAGGTTGGGTGAGGTTTCgtagtctgcaaaacatttctgcagcttcacagcagagtAGCGTTGTAGCATTTTGAAGTAGAATAGACATTTGAGtagacatttgttttaaaacaataaaaaatgaatgaaaataaacataaaattgcTCCACACAGCACAGTCAGCATAAACCAAGTCTCTGAAAGCCCGAAAGTCCTAGAACTGACTTGAAaggatgttatttacaccttttaatcatcactgcagctgcagactgcCTGTCGAGGGCATAAATAAcgtcttttaaaaacaatttgggATCTTGAAACATATTGTGATTATTAAACTTACAACatcataacaaacacatttacacatacaAGTTACAGAGCAACAATATTATTCTGTGAGAGTCATTCTACCAGCGTTTACCTGCTTTGGAATCTACCAGCTCCTCTTTAGCCACTAAATGCTCCAACAGCTGTGTCTGTATGCAAATATGTACTGAGCTCAAAATGTAAAGAGTGATTGCAAAACCTTTATTTTGCAGAATCCAGCTTCCTGTTGCTACTGAAAACGATGAGAAGCAGCGAGAGCgaaccaaaacaat
This window harbors:
- the emilin3a gene encoding EMILIN-3; the encoded protein is MHFVTTASPLVFMTLFLSLVETKFYRPFQFNQYKAGLSQHHDPGNPTSRHKNHCAYVTEKTVSFTVQDGAAPYVKAEYNKCSWGQKCPTLQYRLMYKPLYKVAHKTVTELEWRCCPGYSGYGCMEGHPVYQHTMKMMPPFKGPPMKGPQFKGPQYKGPMFKGPMFKGPPINTAVKANPWSQKGPPTNGFNSYPMRHFGPPRSAYPDTSFEPFPSEPEPMPEHQEPHHTEHNPEHEHELEHEHEHGQGPEEHVPEEHVAEEHVPEEHVPEEIPAPLSGGDQPESETIGKALDSETEERIFRMEEDVQRLNQGLETLRGTVNGLEDSLRASLREDANRMLSALLSAAPGPVPAPAVASSPSTMGFVEIPAGDSEIGGLDGRHVFPGLTELNVRVEELRTELQAKTTELQEIKATVMGHEGALKKMSNRGVVSDSTANLEGHAQSALEKSIDAKLSEARTEIFGGLEKRVESAEGRCEEKAGDVRRQCQREQGERQEQMEDALAESSTDLRTELRSLQAQIHGLKAADGCCVGVSGLAERVQLLETSVAGLNQSQGHLRVELGGHKDHIEGMLAGRLGYVEAKLNLTGKIKGNEPGRKSGIPYKAETGQGLEDRMEGKLRALEGRLLTALEELGNVTAPALLEGHAVPTLETELESLRGRLEVDVDQVKKHLSSLEILCSTSCSSPQNPSAIQGDSAAPSAKLSSEQNVKEVLDLQDDRLNNLNITLQHILKNLTHRNEQEQAEADYPIKGELTILKFNVRSVNHTLRDLQDSLGTVVHQVGQNNSTWHEREARLAQQIKGVVQLVGHQASMLGAGERRLARLRGELQTMKRRLAQEVQGCRSTAMGVQKEVTEVGGRVASVEDQCKGLNYLAEDLERIREELEGQSNGLLLQMNGTLTSHTQQLSELRGEVRNCTSKASPTQQSLESEAELRRGDTFTLN